TGATAGGAGCTAGTTATCAGCGTGATTTGCATGAGGGCAAAAGATACGGATTTGTTGGCGGCAAATGGGTGTTTAACGGATATCGCTTCGGTGATGTTAAAAACCAAAGCGTGAGAGTGTTTGACGAGATATCTTATAAATTTAACGAAGCAAACAAGCTAAATTTGGCGCTTAACTACGAGTGGATGAGCTCGAATTTGCGCGCGGCGAACAACGCATACTCAGCGCCTATGCCTCAAATTTCAACAATAAAAGGGCTGGTTAAGTCAATTTACGGCGAAAATTTAGACGGCGACATCAAGCATAAGGCTTTAAGCGCGAGTTTGAAATACGAATTTAGCCCGAATGAAAAGGATCTTTACTACGCGGCACTTGAGAGCATTAGCAGGATGCCTTCAAATATGGAGCGCTTTAACACCCTTTACGGACCGCTTGATAACGGCTGGATATCAAATCCGTTCTTAAAACCCGAGCGCCACAACCGCGTGAATTTGGGACTTGAGTATAAAAGCGAGTTTTTCAAAGAGTACCTAAGCTCAAAGCAGGGCGAGGATAGCTTTGCGATTAAAGCTCATCTTATCGCAAGCGACGTAAAAGATCTCATCATCTATGATCGCAGGCACTCAAAAGCGACTATGCCGATGAACAAAAACGCCGTTATCTCCAGAAACGTTGATGCTAAAATTTACAGCGCAAATTTAAGTGCGAGCTATAACTTCTTACAAAATTTTGGCTTAAAAGCAGCACTTTTTTACAACTACGGACAAAACAAAACAGACGGCAGAGCCCTTTATCAAATTCGTCCGTTTGAAGCGAATTTGGCAGCTGATTACAAGAGCTACGCAAGCTTTGGAAGCTTTAGTTTAGGCAGTGCGCTTAGATATGTGGCAAAGCAAAACAGAGGCGATTTTGATAAAAGCACCGGACTTGGTATAGACAGCAAAGAGGCAAAAGCGTTTACACTCATAGACATTTACGGTGCGGTTGAGTTTAGAAATAAATTCGGCTTAAGATTTGGCGTAAATAATATCTTTGATAAGGAGTATGCGGAGTTTATAAGTGGCGATCATGTCGCAGCTCTTGATCCAAGGAGAGTAAATGCTCCAGGCAGAACGGTGTTTGTGAGTTTTCACTCAAGTTTTTGATAAAAGCTAGTCTAGCAAGCGCTTTTTTGAGATTTTGCAAAATTTGCACTGCAGCAGGCTATCTTGCCTAGCTTTGCTTAATTTTGCTTCAAAGCTCAAAAAATCATCTCGCGATACTTTGCTTTTACGACTTTATTTTAGTTAAAAATTTAGATCAACACAAAGGATAAAAGATGAAAAGACGAAATTTCTTAGGTTTAGGCGCAGCTCTTGGAGTAACGGCATTAGCCCCAGATTTGTTTGCAAAAGAGAGGTTTGATATCTGGGGAATGCCTGCCATCCCAAGCACTATGCTTGCGGTTGCGACTATGCAAGGCGAGCTTAATAAAACTCACGATATGAAACTGCGAATTTGGAGCAACCCCGACCAGCTTCGCGCGGGTGTGGCAAGCGGAGATATGAAGCTAACCGCGGCGCCAAGTAATGTGGGCGTAAATTTAGCCAACCAAGGCATAAAATTTGGCATGCTAAACATCATGACAAACGGACTTCAAAACGTCCTTGTTAAAGACGCAAGCATAAAAAGCATAGAGGATTTAGTCGGTAAAAAGCTCATCATGCCTTTTAAGAACGATATGCCAGATCTCGTACTTCGTGCTATTTGCAAAAAGCGCGGCATAGACATCTCAAAGATCGACATCACCTACGTGCAAACTCCGCCTGAGTCGGTTGGGCTGTTTTTGCAAAAAGACTATGACGCTGCACTATCCAT
This Campylobacter sp. RM16192 DNA region includes the following protein-coding sequences:
- a CDS encoding TonB-dependent receptor domain-containing protein; protein product: MRVVLSCTALASLLVANSANPDNIAPLKDFAPPKPYTPNIAQSAFPAHQFDRTNRDEYFFVTDLLDDSMDKFHVSGGFYGRDFYSSALFKYRGANFYTILNANFSKGNRYKDGGGNEVDFGYSRQGQSAVVGFVPNDISEFRFTFLRDNIDNEKEPHNPTDAVKTERKIAKFNARLGEESLANTLNLELMLRDINRNANNFELRNSAQKVKVEIERKIFDAKLSYDADFGNFHNMIGASYQRDLHEGKRYGFVGGKWVFNGYRFGDVKNQSVRVFDEISYKFNEANKLNLALNYEWMSSNLRAANNAYSAPMPQISTIKGLVKSIYGENLDGDIKHKALSASLKYEFSPNEKDLYYAALESISRMPSNMERFNTLYGPLDNGWISNPFLKPERHNRVNLGLEYKSEFFKEYLSSKQGEDSFAIKAHLIASDVKDLIIYDRRHSKATMPMNKNAVISRNVDAKIYSANLSASYNFLQNFGLKAALFYNYGQNKTDGRALYQIRPFEANLAADYKSYASFGSFSLGSALRYVAKQNRGDFDKSTGLGIDSKEAKAFTLIDIYGAVEFRNKFGLRFGVNNIFDKEYAEFISGDHVAALDPRRVNAPGRTVFVSFHSSF
- a CDS encoding ABC transporter substrate-binding protein codes for the protein MKRRNFLGLGAALGVTALAPDLFAKERFDIWGMPAIPSTMLAVATMQGELNKTHDMKLRIWSNPDQLRAGVASGDMKLTAAPSNVGVNLANQGIKFGMLNIMTNGLQNVLVKDASIKSIEDLVGKKLIMPFKNDMPDLVLRAICKKRGIDISKIDITYVQTPPESVGLFLQKDYDAALSIEPMSSAAILKGKKMGVDVSVGFELPEIWGESFGVKPYIPQAGLIVSLDYYNANREVFEVFHNDLQNSLKWILQNKQSAAKIGAQYLPAPEPALANAFERSNLTVTKASDLADELMSFFEVLFELNPKILGGKMPDKSLFL